From a single Podarcis raffonei isolate rPodRaf1 chromosome 10, rPodRaf1.pri, whole genome shotgun sequence genomic region:
- the PDE6H gene encoding retinal cone rhodopsin-sensitive cGMP 3',5'-cyclic phosphodiesterase subunit gamma — MTENAAAPATLNASETTGPTTPRKGPPKFKQRQTRQFKSKPPKKGVKGFGDDIPGMEGLGTDITVICPWEAFSHLELHELAQFGII, encoded by the exons ATGACTGAGAACGCAGCAGCGCCTGCCACCCTCAATGCCTCAGAGACAACTGGACCTACCACGCCTCGCAAGGGGCCTCCCAAGTTCAAGCAGCGGCAGACACGGCAGTTCAAGAGCaagccccccaaaaaaggagTAAAAGG TTTTGGAGATGATATCCCAGGAATGGAGGGCCTTGGAACAG ATATTACAGTGATTTGCCCTTGGGAAGCTTTCAGCCATCTGGAGCTTCACGAGTTGGCACAGTTTGGAATCATCTAA